The Insulibacter thermoxylanivorax genome includes a region encoding these proteins:
- a CDS encoding endo-1,4-beta-xylanase: MDKLAHRKATTTLRILDSAGQPIAGKEVSIRLTNHKFLFGCGAFDAIDVANRNVPEDRLAFQEEKMRLFLDVFNAATLPFYWARFEPEQGKPQTDELMAAANWLRERNVAVKGHPLVWHTLTAPWLLDLSNEEILQAQLARIERDVTAFRGVVDTWDVINEVVIMPIFDKYDNGITRLCKELGRVRMVKEMFAKARECNPEATLILNDFNTSINYEILIDGCLNAGVSIDVIGIQSHQHQGYWGREKLEEVLERFSQFGLPIHFTENTLTSGHLMPPEIVDLNDYQIDDWPTTPEYEERQAREIEEFYTILFEHPLVESIVNWKFSDDGAWLGAPAGFVRKDNSPKPSYEVVKRLIKEEWSTNITCATNDDGTVTFEGFMGDYELSFDDCTVAFKLDKDTPTQQNLITG, encoded by the coding sequence ATGGACAAATTAGCACATCGCAAAGCAACTACGACTCTTAGGATTCTTGATTCCGCTGGTCAGCCTATAGCAGGCAAGGAAGTATCGATCCGGCTTACAAATCACAAGTTCCTCTTCGGATGCGGCGCCTTCGATGCCATAGACGTCGCTAACCGGAATGTTCCAGAAGATCGTCTCGCCTTCCAAGAAGAGAAGATGAGGCTGTTCTTGGATGTCTTCAACGCAGCGACGCTCCCTTTCTATTGGGCAAGATTCGAACCGGAGCAAGGCAAACCGCAGACAGACGAACTCATGGCAGCTGCGAACTGGCTGCGCGAGCGCAACGTCGCCGTAAAAGGGCATCCTCTAGTATGGCATACGCTTACGGCTCCGTGGCTTCTTGATCTGAGCAACGAGGAAATCCTGCAAGCACAGCTTGCCCGCATCGAGCGAGATGTCACAGCTTTCAGAGGTGTCGTCGATACTTGGGATGTGATCAATGAGGTCGTAATCATGCCGATCTTCGATAAATATGATAACGGTATCACCAGGCTGTGCAAGGAACTCGGCCGTGTCCGCATGGTGAAAGAGATGTTCGCCAAAGCACGGGAATGCAACCCGGAAGCTACGCTGATCTTAAATGATTTTAATACCTCTATTAATTACGAAATTCTGATCGACGGCTGCCTGAACGCCGGCGTTTCCATCGATGTCATCGGCATCCAGTCCCATCAACATCAAGGCTATTGGGGACGTGAGAAATTGGAAGAAGTTTTGGAGCGATTCTCGCAGTTTGGACTGCCGATACATTTTACTGAGAATACCCTGACCTCCGGACATCTGATGCCGCCGGAGATCGTGGATTTGAACGACTACCAGATCGATGATTGGCCGACAACTCCGGAATATGAAGAACGGCAAGCGAGAGAAATCGAGGAGTTTTACACCATCCTCTTTGAACATCCTCTGGTGGAATCCATCGTCAACTGGAAGTTCAGCGATGACGGTGCTTGGCTTGGTGCCCCTGCCGGATTCGTGCGCAAGGATAACAGCCCAAAACCGTCCTATGAAGTAGTGAAGCGTTTGATCAAAGAAGAATGGTCAACCAATATCACCTGTGCTACCAATGATGATGGAACGGTCACCTTTGAAGGTTTTATGGGTGACTATGAGCTCAGCTTCGATGATTGTACCGTTGCTTTTAAGCTGGATAAAGACACGCCGACGCAGCAGAATTTGATCACCGGATAA